The following are encoded in a window of Bacillota bacterium genomic DNA:
- a CDS encoding HU family DNA-binding protein: MTKTELIESVAEKAGISKRDAGTAVDALLSAIGEALGRGEKVQLVGFGTFEVRERAARKGRNPQTGEEIAIAARAVPAFRAGKALKDAVAQQKVMH, from the coding sequence GTGACCAAGACCGAGTTAATCGAATCCGTGGCAGAGAAGGCCGGTATTAGCAAGCGAGATGCCGGTACCGCTGTGGATGCGTTGTTGTCAGCCATAGGGGAGGCGTTAGGTCGAGGAGAAAAGGTTCAGTTAGTTGGCTTTGGCACCTTTGAGGTGCGGGAACGGGCGGCTCGGAAGGGAAGAAACCCGCAGACAGGAGAAGAGATAGCCATTGCAGCTAGGGCAGTACCTGCCTTCAGGGCCGGAAAGGCACTTAAGGACGCCGTGGCTCAACAGAAAGTGATGCACTAA